The following are encoded in a window of Clostridium thermarum genomic DNA:
- the rimI gene encoding ribosomal protein S18-alanine N-acetyltransferase, with product MSNVEIIPIEDKYIEGVLNVSMLSFPITWSKESFEQELSNRYARYVVAVKDGIVVGFGGMWIIIDEAHITNIAVHPEFRGFGIGSMLVDALMNICKIEGVTAATLEVRVSNFKAINLYKKFGFVEEGIRKSYYEDNKEDALIMWKRDFQL from the coding sequence ATGAGTAATGTTGAAATAATACCTATAGAGGATAAATATATTGAAGGTGTTTTGAATGTAAGCATGCTGAGTTTTCCTATCACCTGGAGTAAGGAATCCTTTGAGCAAGAGCTCTCTAATAGGTACGCCCGTTATGTAGTGGCGGTAAAGGATGGTATTGTAGTAGGTTTTGGAGGAATGTGGATTATCATTGATGAAGCCCATATAACAAATATCGCAGTACATCCTGAATTCCGCGGTTTTGGCATTGGCAGTATGCTTGTAGACGCCTTGATGAACATATGCAAAATAGAAGGGGTAACCGCTGCCACCTTAGAGGTTAGGGTATCAAACTTCAAGGCAATTAATCTTTATAAAAAATTTGGTTTTGTGGAAGAGGGCATCCGCAAGTCCTATTATGAAGATAATAAAGAAGATGCACTTATAATGTGGAAAAGAGATTTTCAGCTATAA
- a CDS encoding metal ABC transporter substrate-binding protein, giving the protein MRRVINLAVAFSFLLSGCNKMENTPMKPETMETPETPVVVEQKIEVEEFLRIVTSDKLLYHMVKDIVKDKHNVDYMMDTEEEQRSFVFTKDSLENIATKDIFIYFGTGFEPWVDKFVEQINKDRVTIINSTRGVRLLTLDKPKSHGDIKLTNNPYFWFDIDDYKIVLSNIKTAIQEKDPKRREVYEENFKEAIKHLDEIDSKFLEDIKDYKEYTYIALNDNLDYLFGHIDIKPFKLSKEEDVQNLQEEFKNKADTQDKYVLLYDDEAELASYEGLINNESIKRIKMNKYSKDKSIIEMIEENYSYLREQLIMPE; this is encoded by the coding sequence TTGAGAAGAGTCATAAATTTGGCTGTAGCTTTCAGTTTTCTGTTAAGTGGATGTAATAAGATGGAAAATACACCGATGAAGCCGGAAACTATGGAGACACCGGAAACGCCGGTGGTAGTTGAGCAGAAAATTGAAGTTGAGGAGTTTTTGAGGATAGTTACTTCTGATAAGCTTCTTTATCATATGGTAAAGGATATTGTGAAGGATAAGCATAACGTGGACTATATGATGGATACAGAAGAGGAACAGAGAAGCTTTGTATTTACAAAGGATTCTTTAGAGAATATTGCCACTAAGGATATCTTCATATATTTCGGAACAGGTTTTGAACCTTGGGTTGATAAGTTTGTAGAACAGATAAATAAGGATAGGGTAACAATTATTAACAGTACCAGAGGTGTGCGACTGCTTACTCTTGATAAACCTAAGTCCCATGGTGATATTAAGCTAACAAACAACCCATACTTCTGGTTCGATATAGATGATTATAAGATAGTATTATCTAATATAAAGACTGCAATACAAGAAAAGGATCCTAAGAGAAGAGAAGTATATGAAGAAAACTTTAAAGAGGCCATTAAGCATTTGGATGAAATAGATAGTAAGTTTTTGGAGGATATAAAGGACTATAAAGAATATACTTACATAGCATTAAATGATAATTTGGATTACCTTTTTGGTCATATAGATATAAAGCCATTTAAGCTTTCCAAGGAAGAAGATGTCCAAAACCTGCAAGAAGAGTTTAAAAACAAGGCTGATACTCAAGATAAGTATGTTTTATTGTATGATGATGAAGCAGAATTGGCAAGTTACGAGGGGTTAATTAATAATGAAAGTATTAAGAGAATAAAGATGAATAAATACAGTAAAGATAAGAGCATTATTGAGATGATAGAGGAAAATTATAGTTATTTGAGGGAACAGCTAATAATGCCGGAGTGA
- a CDS encoding ECF transporter S component, translating into MSNVSTKTSYLVKLSLLAAISVVLMYLEFPLLPAFPWLKIDGSDLPALIGSFAFGPITGVAIEALKNVLIILIKGTETAGIGQLANFIIGATFVGTAGMIYKYKKTRTNAIISMAVATVVMSIIGIFANIFILIPLYMPGMSSADLMNYVTKGIVPFNLIKGLGVSIITLLVYKRISVIINREGFQYEGEKISKKTA; encoded by the coding sequence ATGAGTAATGTATCAACAAAAACCAGTTATTTAGTAAAACTATCTTTATTGGCAGCTATTTCTGTAGTATTAATGTACTTAGAATTTCCGCTGCTTCCGGCATTTCCTTGGTTAAAAATTGACGGAAGTGATTTACCGGCCCTCATTGGTTCTTTTGCCTTTGGACCTATCACTGGAGTAGCCATAGAAGCATTAAAAAATGTGTTAATAATTCTGATAAAGGGAACAGAAACAGCAGGTATAGGTCAATTAGCTAACTTTATCATCGGAGCCACTTTTGTCGGTACTGCCGGTATGATTTACAAATATAAAAAGACAAGAACCAACGCCATAATTTCCATGGCCGTAGCTACAGTGGTTATGTCTATAATAGGAATATTTGCGAATATTTTTATCCTGATACCATTGTACATGCCTGGCATGAGCAGCGCTGATTTAATGAACTATGTTACTAAGGGCATAGTGCCCTTCAATCTGATAAAAGGTTTAGGGGTATCTATAATAACTTTACTTGTTTATAAGAGAATTTCTGTAATTATAAATAGAGAAGGCTTCCAATACGAAGGAGAAAAAATATCAAAAAAGACAGCATAA
- a CDS encoding helix-turn-helix domain-containing protein, whose product MFGKRLKDLREDNDLTQKEVADKLNIGLRTYQKYESEEIEPKLSALEFLADFYGCTVDYILGRTNHPQEGIAEFSINEHKVRVGYDKNSYPGGLTKEKLVELLKEQSDDIANSILEKLSKPKK is encoded by the coding sequence ATGTTTGGAAAAAGATTAAAGGATCTAAGAGAAGATAATGACTTGACTCAAAAAGAAGTAGCAGACAAACTAAATATTGGCTTAAGAACATATCAAAAATACGAGTCTGAAGAAATCGAACCAAAACTAAGTGCATTAGAATTTTTAGCAGACTTTTACGGTTGCACTGTTGATTACATATTAGGCAGGACAAATCATCCACAAGAAGGCATAGCCGAATTCTCTATAAATGAACATAAAGTTAGAGTTGGTTATGATAAAAATAGTTATCCAGGTGGATTAACTAAAGAGAAACTAGTTGAATTACTTAAAGAGCAATCTGACGACATTGCTAACAGTATTTTAGAGAAATTATCAAAGCCTAAAAAATAA
- a CDS encoding tyrosine-type recombinase/integrase, with protein MTGYVQKHGKGWRYKIEFTSAEIEIYGRKSISKSGFKKESEAKKALREKLVEIDSGKYIEDKKTTIEEYLKEWLETHKTNISPSTHKRYSEFCNTINKHLGKIEILKLTPMTIQKFYSTLMGETELSNSTILKIHRCLNLALKQAVAWRLINNNPCQFVKAPSPEEIEVNVWDEFTVKKFLHESRGENIYIQIALALGTGMRQGEICALKWENVDLKKGEIYVRSSVKNINGELITKKPKTKSSVRRIPIPDDLKDLLVLHKKRQDRIKENNQKYKDEGYVCAWEDDGRLYDPQYIAKKFPKILKKYDVPMIRFHDLRHTHATLLLLHNVPAKVVSERLGHSSVNITLDIYSHVLPSMQKAAAEKLNGLFSSAQ; from the coding sequence ATGACAGGTTACGTTCAAAAACATGGTAAGGGCTGGAGATACAAAATAGAGTTTACTTCAGCAGAAATAGAAATCTACGGTAGAAAAAGTATTTCAAAGAGTGGTTTTAAGAAAGAAAGTGAAGCCAAAAAGGCACTAAGGGAAAAATTAGTTGAAATTGATAGTGGTAAGTATATTGAAGATAAAAAAACAACCATAGAAGAGTATTTAAAAGAATGGCTGGAAACGCATAAAACAAATATTTCACCAAGTACTCATAAACGATATAGTGAGTTCTGCAATACAATAAACAAACATCTTGGCAAAATTGAGATACTTAAATTAACACCAATGACCATACAAAAATTTTATAGTACGTTAATGGGTGAAACTGAGCTAAGCAACTCAACAATCTTAAAGATTCATCGGTGTTTAAATCTAGCTCTGAAGCAAGCAGTAGCTTGGCGGTTAATAAATAATAATCCTTGCCAATTTGTAAAAGCTCCATCTCCAGAAGAAATTGAAGTAAATGTCTGGGATGAATTTACAGTAAAAAAGTTTTTGCATGAATCTAGGGGAGAAAATATATATATTCAAATTGCCCTTGCATTAGGTACCGGAATGAGGCAAGGTGAAATATGTGCTTTGAAATGGGAAAACGTAGATCTTAAAAAAGGTGAAATCTATGTAAGGAGCTCTGTGAAAAATATAAATGGTGAGTTAATTACAAAAAAACCAAAAACAAAATCTTCAGTAAGAAGAATTCCTATCCCTGATGACTTAAAAGATTTATTGGTATTGCATAAGAAAAGGCAGGACAGGATAAAAGAAAATAATCAAAAATATAAAGATGAAGGATATGTTTGTGCCTGGGAAGATGATGGCAGGTTGTATGATCCTCAGTACATAGCAAAGAAATTTCCAAAGATACTAAAAAAGTATGATGTGCCAATGATAAGATTCCATGATTTAAGGCACACTCATGCCACTTTATTATTACTTCATAATGTGCCTGCAAAAGTTGTAAGTGAGAGATTAGGCCATAGCAGCGTAAATATAACTTTAGATATATACTCACACGTATTACCTAGTATGCAGAAAGCAGCAGCAGAAAAATTAAACGGATTATTTTCTAGCGCCCAATAG
- the tsaB gene encoding tRNA (adenosine(37)-N6)-threonylcarbamoyltransferase complex dimerization subunit type 1 TsaB yields MRVLSIDTATEAASCAVIEDNKLLGEITFNFEKQHSVILMPMIDNLLSSIHLDISDIDGFVSSKGPGSFTGLRIGMSTIKGLSFGAEKPFISVSTLDALAYNLAYSSGIICPILDALRNNVYTALYTFEGEDLKRISDYMVISIDELINRLKDEKAVHFIGDGTGKFRDILKSNISGSYFAPCHLNLARASSLGQLGLGLLKQGIAEDLNQSTPIYLRKSQAEREYDMKMGLNSNE; encoded by the coding sequence ATGAGAGTACTTTCAATTGATACTGCCACAGAAGCAGCAAGCTGTGCTGTCATTGAGGACAATAAATTATTGGGTGAAATAACCTTTAATTTTGAAAAACAACATTCCGTTATTCTTATGCCTATGATAGATAACCTTCTTTCCTCTATCCATTTAGACATCAGTGATATTGACGGTTTTGTATCCTCAAAAGGCCCCGGTTCTTTTACAGGACTCCGAATTGGTATGTCCACAATAAAGGGTTTGAGTTTTGGCGCTGAGAAACCTTTTATTTCTGTTTCAACCTTAGATGCTTTAGCTTATAATCTAGCCTACAGCAGCGGCATAATATGCCCCATATTAGACGCCCTAAGAAACAATGTGTATACTGCACTTTATACCTTTGAAGGTGAAGACCTAAAAAGAATCTCTGATTACATGGTAATTTCAATTGATGAACTGATCAATAGGCTTAAGGATGAAAAAGCTGTGCACTTTATTGGTGACGGTACCGGTAAATTTAGAGACATACTCAAGTCTAACATTAGTGGCAGTTATTTTGCTCCCTGTCACCTGAACTTGGCCAGAGCTTCTTCCCTTGGCCAATTAGGTTTAGGGCTGCTCAAGCAGGGAATTGCAGAAGATTTGAATCAAAGTACTCCCATATATCTAAGAAAATCTCAAGCAGAAAGAGAGTATGATATGAAGATGGGGTTGAATAGTAATGAGTAA
- the tsaE gene encoding tRNA (adenosine(37)-N6)-threonylcarbamoyltransferase complex ATPase subunit type 1 TsaE, producing the protein MEFIINSLEDTISLGRQIGQRAKAGDIICLNGDLGAGKTHFTKGIALGLGVDDDITSPTFTIVNEYDTGRLKLNHFDVYRVNDPDEIEAIGFDEYIFSDAVSVIEWAAYIDVLIPEGSLEVTITKLPERGENFRKIVINYTGERYDYVKELEL; encoded by the coding sequence ATGGAATTTATAATAAATAGCTTAGAAGATACTATATCCCTAGGTAGGCAGATAGGCCAGAGGGCAAAGGCCGGCGATATTATTTGCCTTAACGGCGACTTAGGTGCGGGAAAGACCCATTTTACCAAGGGTATCGCCCTCGGTCTTGGAGTAGATGATGATATTACAAGTCCTACCTTTACTATTGTCAATGAGTATGATACGGGTAGATTAAAACTCAATCATTTTGATGTCTATAGGGTTAATGATCCAGATGAAATAGAAGCTATAGGCTTTGATGAGTACATATTCAGCGATGCAGTAAGTGTCATAGAATGGGCAGCCTACATAGATGTACTTATACCGGAAGGATCCCTGGAGGTTACTATTACCAAGCTTCCGGAAAGAGGAGAAAACTTCAGAAAAATTGTAATAAATTACACAGGTGAAAGATATGATTATGTAAAGGAGTTAGAGCTATGA